CTTTCAGGAAATTTCTGCCTTATTCACTTAGCTTTGCAGTTCCTTCTCCTAACTCAATAAGGCTTGCCTGTTGCAGAACCTTGAGATGAAAATCGAGCATGGACTTCCCGACCTCTCCTCCGATTTCTTCTGTACTTCTCTCGCCATTATCCAGGAAGTTCATTATCTTCCTTCTAGTGACGTTTGCCATAGCGTTATTTACCAGCTTTATTTCATTCGGATTTCCCGGCATCTTTACCACCTGTAAGAATCATGAACATTTTCCCCACATTTTTTCCTGATTCTCATCACTATCAGGCATATTTTTTCTCAAAAATAAAGTCAAATTCTTCCAATCAATTATGGAGGCTTCTAATAATTCTATAATTAATTATGGGATTCACTTCTTAAAAACCCGGAAGCTGGATATCAAAAAATATTGATCTGGAAGTTAGGATCCAGCTTATTCACCTGTTCTCTATTTTCCTTCTCAATTGTTGTAAGCCCTTATAACCAGCTCACATAATCTGGTTGTTTGAGACTTCTCAAAATAAGCCTTAAGAGGTTGACAAACTCCTCAGTAACTACTTTTATATTTGTTTTAAGCTTTCAGAAAACGACCTTGCCGGATGATTCATTGGCAGGGCTGATATTTTGAATATTTCACCTTTTTGTTCACTCTCACTCAGTCTATCTTTCAAACCTTCAAGGTATTTCAGGAATTCTTCAGGATCTTTTTCTCCTTCGAATTTTATTATCAAAAGAGTAGCCGGGCTAGCAAATGGCACTTCATAGCCAGTTTCTATGTCAGGAGGCATGAAAAATAAAGAGCCTTCCTTCATATGGTAACGTTTTCCTTCACTATATAGTACCCATTCTCCTTTTGCCGTATATATTATGCTTTCAGTGGGGTGTGCATGAGGCTCACAGTACTGACGGATACATAATTATATAATGTGCTGAACCTTTGTTCCCGGAGATCAAAGGGCCAATTTTACCTTCCAGTGTCTCGACACCCGGAGAGTTTTCTATTGAGTATAAAATTGTCAATTTTTTCATGTTCTTCACGCCTTTCCGAAAATTCAAATTTTTCTCTAATTCTTTTCTATTAACAATATTACAAATTTTGATAAAAAGATTACTAAATATTACTTCTTAATTCTTTATGGTACTCAAAATGATTTCGTATACGTTTAACCTTTTGCACCAGAACATGAGCGGATTCCCCAGAGTCTTCTATCTAAATCTTCTGATCTCAATTTTCTAACTTCAATTTTTAACTTTAATCTTCTAACTTTAATCTTCTAGCTTTAACTCTCTAATTTCAAACTTTAGTTAATAAGTGATAACTCACTAAAAATTCTAAACCAATAATCCGAATTTTAAAAATCGTATTAAATAGTAATATTTTTAAATTCAATAATATTACTATTAATTAATAAGTAAAGGAGATTGCTGCTATGAATGTTAAATTCTCTTTCCGTTTGACTCTTTTAATCCTGCTTGCATTAACTGTAGTTTTTAGTGGGTGTATTTCTCAAAGTTCTCCCGAAGAGTCCTCAATTAGTGAGGAAAAAAATACTGTAATGGTTCAGGATTCTGCTGGGAGATACGTTGAAGTTCCATATCCTGTAGAGAGAATTGTGGTTTTATGGGATAACCCGGCTGAAGAATTACGCTCCCTGGGTGCAATTGATAGGATAGTAGGAATCGATGCAGAAACAAAGAAAAAAGTTGACAGTGGATTTTTCCCTGAACTTGCAGATGTACCGGTTGTTGGAACCTGGGATGAACCAGACTACGAGAAGATTGCAGAACTCAAGCCGGATGTTGTCATTATGCTCTCGAGTTATCCTCCTTTGCCAGATGACGTTCAGAAGAAACTGGAGCCTTTTGGGATTGCCGTAGTCGGACTGGATTTTTATATGGTGGATTACTGGGGCCGAGAGGTCCGAACCCTTGGGTTCATGCTTGATGAGGACGAAAATGCTGATGCATACATACGCTTCTTTACTGAGGAATGGGCGACGGTAAAAGAGCGGACACAAGACATCCCTGATGACGATAAAAAGAAAGTTTATTTTGAAGGGCTTGAACCACATTTGACCTACGGCGGTGCAGACAACGGATGTGGAATTCCCGGAATGGTCCGAGCTGCCGGAGGAATAGACCTCTTCCCTGAAATTTCAGCTTACTCTTTTGAAGTTGATCCGGAAGAAATTTCCCTCAGAAACCCGGATGTAATCTTGAAGGGTACAGTTTCTGGATATTTAAGTAACACATCTGAGTTTTCGGAGATTCAGCAAGAAGTGGCAAGCAGGCCGGAACTTGCGAGCACGAATGCTGTGATAAATGGTGATGTATTTGTTATCAGCTGGGATGTCGCAGCCGGTTCCAGAAAAAAGTTTGGCCCGATGTACCTTGCAAAAGCCCTCTACCCGGAAAAATTTGAAGATTATGACCCGGATCTTATCACCAAAAAATATCTGGAAGATTATCAGGGAATAAATTATCAGGGGATTTATTTCTACCCTCAGCCTGAGTGAAGCTGCAGAAATAAACCTTCATAATATTCCAAAAAGCTAACCCGACGTCTTAACACCCAGATTTTAACACCTGACCATGTCTCTAAAAGAAGAATATTCGGGATTTATTGAGCGGAAAATTTCGTTCCTTCTTGCCAGTTTCACATTTCTTTTAATTTTATTGACGTTTGCAGTTACTGTAGGGGCTGCTGAACTCGGTATGAAGGATGTCTTTTTTGCAATAATCGCCCGTTTTTTTTCCCTGGATGTCAGCGACTTCACTTATGGAGTGGTATGGCATCTGCGGCTCCCTCGCTTGATTCTGGGGGTTGTTGCCGGAGCCGGACTTGCAGTGTCAGGCTGTGTTATGCAGGGCATTACAAGAAATCCTCTTGTGAGCCCTTTTACGATAGGTATCTCCTCTGCAGCAGCTTTTGGGGCGTCATTGGCAATATTTTTAGGAACCGGACTTGCCGGCGGAGGGCAGTTGTTTGTAGTAGCAAATGCTTTTGTTTTTGCTCTTATTTGTGCTTTCACAGTTTTTGGGCTTGCAAATCTTAGAGGTTCTTCGCCTGAAACCCTGGTACTTGCAGGTATTGCAATCTCGTATCTGTTCAGCGCTCTGGCAGCAGTTCTCCAGTTCTTTGCATCTGAAGAAAAGCTGATGGCAATGGTTCACTGGAGTTTTGGGTCTCTCACAAATTCAGGGTGGGATTCGATTGCAATTATCTCGTTTACAATGCTTTTTACTTTTCCGGCTCTTATGAAGTATTCGTGGGACCTCAATACTATGATGCTTGTTGATGACGAAACAGCAAAGAGCCTTGGAATCCACACTTCAAGGGTTAGAACAACCCTTCTCATACTATCATCATTGATTACGGCCACAATAATATCCTTTACAGGAGTTATCGGTTTTGTAGGCCTCGTAGCTCCTCATGTAACTCGTTTTATTCTTGGAGGAGACCACAGGTTTCTTTTGCCCGGCACCTGCATTGCAGGTTCGATTCTTGTAATTGCTGCTGATATTGCTGGAAGATGTCTAATCCCTCCGATAGTCTTTCCGCTCGGAGTCGTGATTTCTTTTGTAGGCGTTCCCATGTTCGTATACCTTCTGATGACTGAAAAGGAGGAGTTCTGGAAATGATGGATAAACAGGTCTCTATGAAGGAAAAAAAGATCTCCTTTTGTAGCGATGTCAGGCTTACAGGGATTTTAAGGTATCCTGGGAGTAGAGTAGGCGAGGAGGAAAATTTTCCCGCTGTATTGCTGAATCACGGAACACTGGAACAGGATAAGGACGGCAATACTCTCAAACATCCAGATGGCAGAAAGGTTTACAGTAAGAATTTTTTCCTTGAAATTTCCAGGCACCTTTGCAGGGCAGGCTTTGCAACATTTTCATGGGATAAAAGGGGGATCGGTGAAAGTGAATCTGGAAATAGTGATAGTTTGTCCGTGGTAAAAGATTCAAAAAGTGCTCTGGACGCATTGTGTGTTCAGGATTTCATCAATGAAAATCGAATTGCAGTTTTTGGTCAGAGTGCAGGGGTTTATACAAGCTGCCTGCTTGCAAAAGATGACCTTCGACCAAAGGCCTACATTTTATCCGGAGGACTTTATAGGGACTGTAGTGAGATGATTGCTTTCAATTATCTAAGGCCTGTGGAATATGCCCGGAAAAGCTCAGAACATCTGAAATGGGTTGAAGAAAATGACCTTTTTGGCCTAGTCCTCGGTTTGAATTTGTCGTTGAGGAAAGAGGCCATGAAAGCAGGAAATAAGGAATACGTGGTGGCATACAGAGGAAAAAAATGGACAATACCACTTGACACACTATTTTTTGATCCTGATTATGCCCCTCGGAAACAATTTCGCTATATAGAAAAACCTGCACTTGTGATCCACGGAGAATACGACCTAAATGTCCCTCTTGAGGATGCATATATGATTGAAAGGGAACTTAGAAGCAGAAGTGTTTCTGTTGAGCTTGTTATAATCCCGGGTTCTGACCATAGCTTCCAGAAGGTACCGGAAGATGAAGACGAAAGGCTCAAAGAAAGGATGTCTCTTGAATGTTTTAAGAGGCCTTACAATGAGGAATATTTCAGGGTAATTGTTAATTTTCTTAAAAGAAATCTTTGATGCTGGGAGTGAACTTCAATGCTGGAGCTGAAAAATCTTTCCTTTGGGTATAAGGAGAAGAAAACTCTGAAGAATATAAATATGTCTGTTAACTCAGGAGAAGTTGTTGGCATCATCGGACCTAATGGAAGTGGGAAAAGCACGCTTCTTAAATACATGAACCTGATCCTGGAGCCTGAAGGGCGTATCTTTCTGGAGGGTGTAGAACTTCAAACTCTAAACCTAAAAGAAATTAGTAAGATAATTGGTTATGTGCCCCAAAACATTCAGGTTTCCTCCTTCCCGATAAAAGTCTTTGATGTGGTTTTGCTTGGAAGAAGACCATACATTAGATGGAATATTGGGGAGAAAGATCTTGATCTCGTTTCAGAGATATTCTCTTTATTAAATTTAGACGATCTGAGTATGAGAAATTTCAATGAATTGAGTGGTGGAGAAAGGCAAAAAATCCTCCTGGCAAGGGCTCTGGCTCAGGAACCCAAGGTCCTTCTACTTGATGAACCTACAAGTAGTCTGGACGTAAAACACCAGCTTGAAATAATGGATATTATTCGGAACCTTTCCAGAGAGAAAGTCCTTGCTGTTGTGATTGTTTTGCATGATCTGAATCTGGCAAGCAGATACTGTGATAGACTCATTTTGCTCAATTCGGGACAAATTTTTGCAATGGGAACACCTGAAGAAATTCTAATAGACTCCAATATAAAGACGGTTTATAAAGTTGATTCAGAGATCAGTTATAGCAAAAAAACAGGGTCAATTACGGTTCTTCCTATTTCAAGTTATTAATTTTAAGCAAACAATCTTAAACTGATGTATGAAATTATGAGCTTCATTAAATCCCCGCAGCAAGCCGCGGGGAATATTCTACTGAAATAAACCTGCTATAGAGACGCTTTTTCGTCAGTAAGCTTCTCTATTGCAGGGGTAGTTCACCATGAGAAATATCCATATTTTAAACAGGTTTTAAGGGGATTTTATCAGTGAATTGCATCGTAGGCACATTCACCATGCATAGATATATCCAGGCCTGCAAGCTCTTCTGCATCTGAAACTTTAACCGGAGTTATTGCATTTATGAGCATCAGCATAATGTAGGTAAATATAAATGCATAGATTGAAGCACCTGCAACAACCACGAGTTCTTTGATAAAGAACGCAGTGCCACCGTAAAGCAATCCGTTAGATCCTGCCGGATTTATGGCGGTTGAAGCAAAGACTCCAAGGAGAATTGTTCCTGTTACTCCTCCTATTCCATGAACTCCCCATACGTCCAGGGCATCGTCCCATTTCATCCTGTTTTTAAGATGTACCGCAAAGTAGCAGACAATAGCTCCGATGATACCCATTAATGCAGCCACATGTAAGGAAACAAGGCCTGCTGCAGGGGTAATGGTCGCAAGACCTGCAACAGCTCCTGTCATAAGGCCTACAAATTTTGGTTTTTCTTCCCTGATCCATTCTATTATCATCCAGGTAATAGCTGCAAAAGAAGCTGCTATGTCGCTGTTAAGGAACGCAAGTGCGGTAATTCCGTCAACGTTGAGTTCACTTCCAGCGTTAAAACCATACCAACCAAACCAGAGAAGTGCAGTTCCTATAGCCATTAAGGGGATATTGTTTGGTTTAGAATCTTTATACTTCCTTGAGCCCACGTAGAAGACTGAGGCAAGGGCTGCAAATCCGGCTGTCGCATGGACCACGATGCCGCCTGCAAAATCAATAACTCCCATATTTGCAAGCAGGCCGCCTCCCCAGATCATATGGACAAAAGGGTAGTAAACAAAGAGCTGCCAGACGATAAGGAAAATAATGTAAGCCTTAAAAGTAATCCGATTTGCAAATGCTCCGGTAATCAGGGCCGGGGTAATGATTGCAAACATCATCTGATAGGCCACGAAGACAAGTTCGGGGAATCCAGCGTTTCCAAACATAACAGTCGGGGTAATTCCATTCAAAAATATTTTGTCCAGGTTTCCTAAGATTGCGCCTTCTCCTCCGCTGAAGCACAGAGAATATCCTACGAAAAACCATAAAATAGTTGTCAACCCGAGAGATACAAAACTCTGCATCATAATTCCTAAAATGTTTCTCTTACAGGCAAGCCCTCCGTAAAAGAATGCCAGACCGGGGGTCATAAGCATTACAAGACTTGTCGCAAGCAGCATAAAGCCTGTTGAACCAGTATTTAACATCATTCCATCCCATCTACTTTTATATGATAACTAGGAAGCCTCAAATCTCTTACCTTTTTCCTAGTTTCCTTTATTTAAACTAATCGATATTGGTTGCCTTGATTATGGCATATAGATATGTTTAAATATATTAGATCAGAAGTAAGTTACCTATTGGTGGTCGCAAAGAGATATGTATTAATTAAGAAGTAATTCGGAAATAAGTTACCTACTGGTGGTCGCAATGAAATATGTAATAGCAATAATAAGACCGGAAAGGCTTGAGTCGGTCAAACGAGAACTTCAGAAAGTCGAAGTAAACCGGTTGACAGTATCGGCAGCTTCCGGATACGGTGCGCAAAAGGGGCATCTGGAAGTCTACAGGGCACTGGAACTTGAAGTAAATCTCCTTGAAAAAATAAGGCTTGACATCGCAGTAAATGATAATTTTTTGGAACCGACGATCGCTGCGATCCAGAAAGGGGCAAAGACCAATAGCGGTCATATCGGGGACGGCAAAATCTTTGTTCTCCCACTTGAAGATGTCATCAGGATCAGCACAGGTGAAACCGGATCTGATGCTATTTGAGGTGAGGTAAAAATGGCTATTGTAGCAGCAGATCTTGTTTGGGTATTGATTTCATCCGCGCTTATATTATTCATGCTTCCAGGGCTTGCTTTTTTCTACGGTGGGATGGTCAGGCGTAAGAATGTCCTTAGTAGCATGATGCACTCCTTTGCCGCAATGGGTGTCATGACCATAGAATGGGTGGTAATAGGTTATTCTCTTGCTTTTGGAACCGGAAACTGGTTCATAGGCGACCTTGAACACGCATTCCTGCGGGGAATTGACCTTTACTCGGTATCAGGTACCATTCCCACATATGCATTTGTTGTGTTTCAGGGGATGTTTGCTGTAATTACGCCTGCTCTTATCTCCGGAGCCATTGTCGGGCGTGCTAAATTCAGTTCATACATCGCTTTCATAGCCCTCTGGGGGCTTATCGTCTACGCGCCTGTTTGTCACTGGGTCTGGGGCGGCGGCTTTCTTACTGGAGAAGCCCTTGACTTTGCGGGCGGCACGGTTGTCCATGTAACATCAGGTATCTCCTCCCTTGCAATTCTGGTCTTCCTCGGAAAGAGGAAGGGGTACGGCATCGATTCGATTAAGCCGCACAATGTTACCCTCACCCTTCTTGGTACAGGGCTTCTTTGGTTTGGATGGTTTGGGTTCAATGCCGGATCGGCTCTTGCCGCAAATGAGGTTGCAGGTCTTGCATTTATTACAACATTCATTGCACCCGCAGCTGCAGGCCTTTCCTGGATGGCGATAGAATGGATGTCCACTGGAAAACCAACAGCCCTGGGGTTTGCTACAGGCATCCTTGCGGGACTCGTCGTAATCACTCCCGCTGCTGGTTTTGTCACGCCAATGGCAGCTCTAGTAATGGGTTTAATTGCAGGGGTTATATGTTATAAGGCTGTGATGCTCAAAGGCAAGCTCGGGTATGATGACTCACTTGATGCTTTTGGAGTCCACGGGGTTGGTGGAATAACCGGCGCTATCTTAACGGGAGTGTTCGCAAGTGTGGGTGCCACAAGTCTTCTCCTTGGCGATTCGCACCAGTTGTTCATCCAGGTCGAAGGAGTTATTATTACGATTGTTTATGCGGTTGCTTGCACACTCATAATAGGATTGGTCCTCCAGAAGACCATCGGGTTCAAGGTTTCTGAGAGTGAAGAAAACATTGGGCTTGATAAGACACAGCATGGAGAATCCGCATATAACATTTGAGTGCAGGTAAATCTTTATCCGTACTTTTAATTTTTCTTCTCCTTTTTTTCAACCTTTTACCTGCATTCTTTTTTTGGTTTTTTTGTAACAATTCAGGTAGCCTTTGAAAGGCTACAATTTTTCCTCTTTTCGAGGAAAAATTGCATATAAATTGAATCCTATTTTGTTTCGTTATTATGCTTACACGTGAAGAGATCCTCGTTATCTATGAAGCTGGTCCTGAAGCTGTAATTTCTGTAATCCAGAGACTTGAAACTATCATAGAAGAACAAGCTATTCGAATTGCTGAACTAGAAGAACGTGTAAGGATTTTAGAATCTCGCTTAAATCAAAATAGCAGAAACAGCAGTAAACCTCCTTCTACTGACTTTTTAGTCAAAGAAAAACCTAATCCCAAGAGTCTCCGGAAAAAGAGTGGGAAGAAACCTGGAGGTCAAGAAGGTCATCCAGGCACAACTCTTGATATGGTTAATGATCCTGATTAGGTAATTGAACATTCTTTGACCTGCTGCAAAGAATGTGGACATACTCTTGAGGATGTTGAAGTTGAAGCTTATGAGAGAAGACAAATTTTTGATATTCCTCCTGTAAATCTAATTGTTACGGAACATCGAAGTCAGATTAAGACCTGTACTCACTGTGGAAAATCAAATAAAGCTTCTTTTC
The Methanosarcina sp. WWM596 DNA segment above includes these coding regions:
- a CDS encoding helix-turn-helix transcriptional regulator, whose protein sequence is MPGNPNEIKLVNNAMANVTRRKIMNFLDNGERSTEEIGGEVGKSMLDFHLKVLQQASLIELGEGTAKLSE
- a CDS encoding AraC family ligand binding domain-containing protein; this translates as MRQYCEPHAHPTESIIYTAKGEWVLYSEGKRYHMKEGSLFFMPPDIETGYEVPFASPATLLIIKFEGEKDPEEFLKYLEGLKDRLSESEQKGEIFKISALPMNHPARSFSESLKQI
- a CDS encoding iron ABC transporter substrate-binding protein; the protein is MNVKFSFRLTLLILLALTVVFSGCISQSSPEESSISEEKNTVMVQDSAGRYVEVPYPVERIVVLWDNPAEELRSLGAIDRIVGIDAETKKKVDSGFFPELADVPVVGTWDEPDYEKIAELKPDVVIMLSSYPPLPDDVQKKLEPFGIAVVGLDFYMVDYWGREVRTLGFMLDEDENADAYIRFFTEEWATVKERTQDIPDDDKKKVYFEGLEPHLTYGGADNGCGIPGMVRAAGGIDLFPEISAYSFEVDPEEISLRNPDVILKGTVSGYLSNTSEFSEIQQEVASRPELASTNAVINGDVFVISWDVAAGSRKKFGPMYLAKALYPEKFEDYDPDLITKKYLEDYQGINYQGIYFYPQPE
- a CDS encoding iron ABC transporter permease, which codes for MTFAVTVGAAELGMKDVFFAIIARFFSLDVSDFTYGVVWHLRLPRLILGVVAGAGLAVSGCVMQGITRNPLVSPFTIGISSAAAFGASLAIFLGTGLAGGGQLFVVANAFVFALICAFTVFGLANLRGSSPETLVLAGIAISYLFSALAAVLQFFASEEKLMAMVHWSFGSLTNSGWDSIAIISFTMLFTFPALMKYSWDLNTMMLVDDETAKSLGIHTSRVRTTLLILSSLITATIISFTGVIGFVGLVAPHVTRFILGGDHRFLLPGTCIAGSILVIAADIAGRCLIPPIVFPLGVVISFVGVPMFVYLLMTEKEEFWK
- a CDS encoding S9 family peptidase, whose protein sequence is MMDKQVSMKEKKISFCSDVRLTGILRYPGSRVGEEENFPAVLLNHGTLEQDKDGNTLKHPDGRKVYSKNFFLEISRHLCRAGFATFSWDKRGIGESESGNSDSLSVVKDSKSALDALCVQDFINENRIAVFGQSAGVYTSCLLAKDDLRPKAYILSGGLYRDCSEMIAFNYLRPVEYARKSSEHLKWVEENDLFGLVLGLNLSLRKEAMKAGNKEYVVAYRGKKWTIPLDTLFFDPDYAPRKQFRYIEKPALVIHGEYDLNVPLEDAYMIERELRSRSVSVELVIIPGSDHSFQKVPEDEDERLKERMSLECFKRPYNEEYFRVIVNFLKRNL
- a CDS encoding ABC transporter ATP-binding protein, with the translated sequence MLELKNLSFGYKEKKTLKNINMSVNSGEVVGIIGPNGSGKSTLLKYMNLILEPEGRIFLEGVELQTLNLKEISKIIGYVPQNIQVSSFPIKVFDVVLLGRRPYIRWNIGEKDLDLVSEIFSLLNLDDLSMRNFNELSGGERQKILLARALAQEPKVLLLDEPTSSLDVKHQLEIMDIIRNLSREKVLAVVIVLHDLNLASRYCDRLILLNSGQIFAMGTPEEILIDSNIKTVYKVDSEISYSKKTGSITVLPISSY
- a CDS encoding ammonium transporter produces the protein MMLNTGSTGFMLLATSLVMLMTPGLAFFYGGLACKRNILGIMMQSFVSLGLTTILWFFVGYSLCFSGGEGAILGNLDKIFLNGITPTVMFGNAGFPELVFVAYQMMFAIITPALITGAFANRITFKAYIIFLIVWQLFVYYPFVHMIWGGGLLANMGVIDFAGGIVVHATAGFAALASVFYVGSRKYKDSKPNNIPLMAIGTALLWFGWYGFNAGSELNVDGITALAFLNSDIAASFAAITWMIIEWIREEKPKFVGLMTGAVAGLATITPAAGLVSLHVAALMGIIGAIVCYFAVHLKNRMKWDDALDVWGVHGIGGVTGTILLGVFASTAINPAGSNGLLYGGTAFFIKELVVVAGASIYAFIFTYIMLMLINAITPVKVSDAEELAGLDISMHGECAYDAIH
- a CDS encoding P-II family nitrogen regulator is translated as MKYVIAIIRPERLESVKRELQKVEVNRLTVSAASGYGAQKGHLEVYRALELEVNLLEKIRLDIAVNDNFLEPTIAAIQKGAKTNSGHIGDGKIFVLPLEDVIRISTGETGSDAI
- a CDS encoding ammonium transporter — protein: MAIVAADLVWVLISSALILFMLPGLAFFYGGMVRRKNVLSSMMHSFAAMGVMTIEWVVIGYSLAFGTGNWFIGDLEHAFLRGIDLYSVSGTIPTYAFVVFQGMFAVITPALISGAIVGRAKFSSYIAFIALWGLIVYAPVCHWVWGGGFLTGEALDFAGGTVVHVTSGISSLAILVFLGKRKGYGIDSIKPHNVTLTLLGTGLLWFGWFGFNAGSALAANEVAGLAFITTFIAPAAAGLSWMAIEWMSTGKPTALGFATGILAGLVVITPAAGFVTPMAALVMGLIAGVICYKAVMLKGKLGYDDSLDAFGVHGVGGITGAILTGVFASVGATSLLLGDSHQLFIQVEGVIITIVYAVACTLIIGLVLQKTIGFKVSESEENIGLDKTQHGESAYNI